From the Toxoplasma gondii ME49 chromosome VIIa, whole genome shotgun sequence genome, one window contains:
- the AP2VIIA3 gene encoding AP2 domain transcription factor AP2VIIa-3 (encoded by transcript TGME49_205650), producing MQQSSVVWRAGVIRHVHDQGVCEAEHHTRTFDSKSSVRVSHEHGTSQEALNHRFLSAECLPSPMMKLSNGDLTPQEKSFTVHRSVCQDSEMMTQPSMAYHQNSITREISLSAVDSAAFPFEGDAKPTEGRTLSILESSTVACSLPTLSRVCSINLPSPGASPASAHTSSSAPQSLVCAHMHALSEIASPAHASPDSSDQPSEQSDSSTFQSASTAATPPEVFHPFAAKLLSHAADPDLSAGCTVSTPNLGPNLSSPQKHSRDSSDTTSTTVCSERTGSGAEASLSSHYGSKLRDLPCGESVSDDRGIWGAGGPLHSAEGSSDLQVDSADAFPPSIPRGQQLECDAAYRQRSSRSGSDKGDSASLAHSSPGIHSKDSAVVATQHLTDTAAAARLSALVEEPDAGMGTNSGPDAAAPDRIEDRIVETGNSLDQSTDARSTPVVVPRGVWYNRSTCCWLACVSGVGKRLYVFSAKRLGFERARQMAIDCKNGCLTPEGLAAASDDSGGGNKAVSSFASKCRRPLAMTGKATKVDIPTSAFTEGADWRSSTTPGWAQDTNDIGEAASPGLGLKAPSPGGSLAGDGAREDESTGIDTPAALSRSRSAECTKEDVCVSEDGAASKEASEVPSLVSERAPRKRIVSRRIAETRATARNVRAKSQVQHSHRQQDDFSTSAARTANKAANRAGTPHGVWFNSHTKSWTCATVGPRRQLLVFSSARYGFEKARAMAIEARVQSVQALQGQAQSYETSQSRSTRTSSAKDDADAAGRSRGELSNTEIMGCSQRTRSVSEETVTEEMSEMGSPHRAARSGRAAALFGTRPTSSWDESPPQRQELGRCASMQTTEHKHLTEKEQQLLCAGKLAANLVLSDLLEVCLPQLELSPASVDRVRSSVEVALWTVSSAQHPAELQTFLRLFSCCFMALKIPSNMPTQTRVRLLEALSGAHLEFPQASGISGANVEESGKAVVSEEELGGDRKRQRLGSRPGTPSKSTVTPSEWMHG from the exons ATGCAGCAAAGTTCAGTCGTCTGGCGTGCCGGTGTTATTCGTCACGTGCACGACCAAGGCGTCTGCGAAGCAGAACATCATACGAGAACGTTCGATTCAAAGAGCAGTGTCCGTGTTTCCCATGAGCACGGGACATCGCAGGAGGCGTTGAATCATAGATTTCTCAGCGCCGAGTGCCTACCTTCCCCGATGATGAAACTAAGCAACGGCGATCTGACGCCGCAAGAAAAGTCTTTCACTGTCCACCGTTCAGTATGCCAGGACTCCGAAATGATGACGCAGCCGTCAATGGCCTACCACCAGAATTCCATCACTCGAGAGATCAGTTTGTCTGCTGTAGACTCTGCGGCCTTCCCCTTCGAGGGCGATGCGAAACCAACTGAAGGCAGGACACTTTCCATCCTCGAAAGTTCCACGGTGGCGTGCTCGCTGCCCACCCTGTCTCGCGTGTGTTCGATCAACTTGCCTTCACCGGGCGCGTCCCCTGCATCAGCTCATACATCGTCGTCGGCCCCCCAATCGCTGGTGTgcgcacacatgcatgcctTATCTGAAATCGCTTCACCAGCGCATGCCTCACCCGATTCGTCAGACCAGCCGTCGGAGCAAAGTGATTCCTCGACTTTTCAGTCGGCTTCGACGGCAGCGACGCCGCCGGAAGTGTTCCACCCTTTCGCAGCAAAGCTGTTGAGCCATGCTGCAGACCCTGATTTGTCTGCGGGGTGTACAGTGTCCACGCCGAACTTGGGACCAAACCTATCGTCGCCGCAGAAGCACAGTCGAGATAGCTCTGATACCACGTCGACCACGGTCTGTTCAGAACGGACAGGTTCAGGAGCAGAGGCTTCGCTGTCATCACATTACGGGAGCAAGCTGCGAGATTTGCCGTGTGGAGAGTCGGTCAGCGATGACCGTGGCATCTGGGGCGCTGGTGGTCCTCTGCATAGCGCGGAGGGAAGCAGCGATCTGCAGGTGGACTCCGCAGATGCCTTTCCACCTTCAATCCCGAGAGGCCAACAACTGGAGTGCGATGCCGCGTACAGGCAGCGCTCCTCGCGGAGTGGGTCTGACAAGGGCGACTCGGCTTCTTTGGCGCACAGTTCGCCGGGCATCCATTCGAAAGATTCGGCCGTGGTAGCAACTCAACACTTGACCGATACAGCAGCCGCCGCTCGCTTATCAGCGTTGGTGGAGGAACCGGACGCTGGAATGGGGACCAACTCCGGGCCTGACGCGGCTGCACCGGACAGAATAGAAGACAGAATCGTGGAAACAGGGAATTCCCTTGATCAGTCGACTGACGCTCGCAGTACGCCAGTTGTTGTCCCCCGTGGGGTATGGTACAACCGTTCCACTTGCTGCTGGCTCGCTTGCGTCTCTGGAGTTGGAAAACGACTTTACG TGTTTAGCGCGAAGCGCCTTGGATTCGAACGAGCCAGGCAAATGGCGATTGACTGCAAGAATGGATGCCTGACACCGGAGGGTTTGGCTGCCGCCTCAGACGACAGTGGCGGTGGGAACAAGGCTGTTTCAAGCTTCGCATCAAAGTGCCGGCGACCACTGGCAATGACGGGAAAAGCTACGAAAGTTGATATACCAACATCTGCCTTCACTGAAGGTGCAGACTGGCGATCGTCAACAACACCGGGCTGGGCCCAAGACACCAATGACATCGGAGAGGCTGCTTCCCCGGGACTCGGCTTAAAAGCCCCGTCACCTGGAGGAAGCCTTGCTGGCGATGGCGCCCGCGAGGATGAAAGCACTGGTATCGACACGCCAGCGGCGCTAAGCCGAAGCCGGAGTGCCGAATGCACAAAAGAagatgtgtgtgtctctgaagACGGCGCAGCATCCAAAGAG GCTAGTGAGGTTCCTTCTCTGGTTTCGGAACGAGCTCCTCGCAAACGGATTGTTTCCA GACGCATTGCAGAAACTCGGGCCACAGCTCGAAACGTCAGAGCAAAATCACAGGTCCAGCACAGTCACCGCCAGCAGGATGACTTCTCAACATCGGCTGCTCGAACAGCCAACAAAGCAGCGAACAGAGCTGGGA CTCCACATGGAGTATGGTTCAACTCCCACACGAAGTCGTGGACTTGTGCAACTGTCGGGCCACGTCGGCAACTCTTGGTATTTTCTTCCGCGCGCTACGGATTTGAGAAAGCTAGGGCAATGGCGATCGAGGCGCGTGTGCAGTCTGTGCAAGCTCTTCAGGGGCAAGCTCAGTCATACGAGACCTCTCAGTCCAGAAGTACTAGAACCTCTTCGGCCAAGGACGACGCCGACGCTGCGGGGAGATCGAGAGGGGAGTTGTCCAACACTGAGATCATGGGATGCAGTCAACGAACAAGAAGCGTGTCTGAGGAGACCGTCACGGAGGAAATGTCAGAGATG GGCTCTCCGCATCGTGCTGCACGCTCCGGTCGAGCAGCAGCGCTATTTGGTACCCGGCCGACGTCGTCATGGGATGAGTCACCGCCACAGCGGCAGGAGTTGGGCCGTTGCGCATCGATGCAGACCACGGAACACAAGCATTTGACCGAAAAGGAACAACAGCTTCTCTGTGCGGGCAAGTTGGCGGCCAACCTGGTATTGTCTGACTTGCTTGAAGTATGCCTGCCACAGCTTGAACTCTCGCCAGCGTCAGTCGATAGAGTCCGCTCGTCAGTCGAAGTTGCCTTGTGGACGGTTAGCTCGGCTCAGCATCCTGCCGAGCTGCAAACCTTCCTGAGGCTCTTCAGTTGCTGTTTTATGGCTCTGAAAATTCCGTCCAACATGCCAACCCAGACCCGAGTGCGCCTGCTCGAGGCCCTTTCTGGCGCGCATTTGGAATTTCCGCAGGCGTCCGGCATTTCAGGTGCTAACGtagaagaaagtggaaaagCAGTCGTGTCAGAGGAAGAGCTTGGAGGGGATCGCAAGCGGCAAAGGCTTGGAAGCCGACCAGGGACACCTTCGAAGTCTACAGTAACTCCATCAGAATGGATGCATGGGTGA